The Pan paniscus chromosome 1, NHGRI_mPanPan1-v2.0_pri, whole genome shotgun sequence genome has a segment encoding these proteins:
- the S100A10 gene encoding protein S100-A10: MPSQMEHAMETMMFTFHKFAGDKGYLTKEDLRVLMEKEFPGFLENQKDPLAVDKIMKDLDQCRDGKVGFQSFFSLIAGLTIACNDYFVVHMKQKGKK; this comes from the exons ATGCCATCTCAAATGGAACACGCCATGGAAACCATGATGTTTACATTTCACAAATTCGCTGGGGATAAAGGCTACTTAACAAAGGAGGACCTGAGAGTACTCATGGAAAAGGAGTTCCCTGGATTTTTGGAA aatcaaAAAGACCCTCTGGCTGTGGACAAAATAATGAAGGACCTGGACCAGTGCAGAGATGGCAAAGTGGGCTTCCAGAGCTTCTTTTCCCTAATTGCGGGCCTCACCATTGCATGCAATGACTATTTTGTAGTACACATGAAGCAGAAGGGAAAGAAGTAG